The stretch of DNA AGTTCATTGTCTATGCCTACATTCAGGCGTTTCCTGCCTGCTTTGAAGGAAATATAATTGTATGtaacatataattatttgaaatgtGTGCATTTTATGCGTTTATACTAGTTTGTCGcagatattttgaaatgaaagggGCATGCTGCATAGGGAAAGTGCAGCGATCTCTTTTATCGTTTGCAAGTAATGTGTATTTGACAAGTCTGCCTGGAGGTAGGCCAAGTTTTTCTCGGTGATTTCGATAAAgtggtatgtgtatgtgtataatacaatatatgcaaGCAGCTTGAACGTAGAAATTCGTTTATAATAAACAGTTCCTTCACCTTTTTGGAAACTTTTACCTGCACTGCATTAATTTAAGATAGTTTCAGTTGGTAAGTGAtgaatattcttaaaaaaatatttttgccgaTTGCCTCTTTGACGTCGGCTTCCCACAAAAAGTCGATATCTGCGCTTTATCTGACCTGATCGATGCTAAAAAGGGGCTCACTTGGATCCTAAcaaggatctcacttggacagcttagaactTCGGTCCATTGTGGTACCTAAAACTCCTATATCTTCTGGTTCACCGAAGGTAAgactgccgagatgtttcaacctcagtcaGGCAAAGACTAGATAATAGCGGAGAAAGTGTTTGgatgtttcaacctcagccCTTTCCATTCAACTTTGACAATTAGCTTCCGTCAAGATTTTTAGGATAACCGCATGAATGCGTGCTAAGGTTGACTGAGAGTTCCTTACAGAAAAGTTCGCCTTTGACCCATACGTGAAAAACTCACTGCgtctcttgttgttgttgttggaacgGGTACCTAATCCCGGCTAGGATGGTAAGGACTAAATAAATTGTCGACTTCATCATCCCAGGAAACTTACTGTTTCGACGGAGTCGCGCTAAAGGGAGAAGGGTGTCAGATACGTATGCTtagtagggcatgcaaagaagtggccagtgtcatgcggggactcattGCTCGCTGgacatatattagatatatcggggtctattctggataagtggGAGCTTAATCTTCTACAGtacccagaacgaagctgcgtaagtgtcactctcgtttctcgcggcaactcgatcTCTTCGTCCACAATGGGTGGTGGCTTttctccaagtacgccattcactgaaagGGAGTCTTTGAAGCTGTTAGTGGCTCcattgtgaatggcggtcagtgcttgccggaagttagttgcgtccgaagtctggtcggcgtattgtttcaTGTCGTCGATAGTTGAGAATGCTCTTGGCGGTTCAGATAAAAGTAGGTGACCGTAGAGATGATTTCTGTGCAGGTACTGCTTAGAGAGGAGTTTATTTTGCTGCTTAACTGTGAGCATACGGGCCTCACTATGCAGGGATTCGATAGGAAACATCAAGATGCATCCTGTCGTAGTTAGGACAACAGTATTCTGACAAGTTTGAAACTTCCTTGCTgcatttcactgcatccagCAGACTTACTGAGTCTCTTCTTAAGCGACTCATTCCCATCCACTCATCATTCGCCGGTATGTGAAAGAAAACGACGTCACGAATTGCCTCTGCACCCAGTGATCCAAGTTTGCAGGCATGCAGTTATAGAATAAGTGAATTTAGGGGTGTTCTTCATATACCCGACATCCTGAAGCCTTACAGCACAATTTTTCACACTCTGCTCATGCAGCATTGATATAAAGACTTTCGACCAAGGTTGGCATTAAAATTAAGCGTTTATTAATGAACAATAACTTCAACATGACTGAATAGTTGTTGGCAATGCTAAATaacaaactaaaataaattaaagaacaaCTTCCTcacttctttttttaaataatttactaatTACCGTCAAATAAACTATGAGTTAAGCATACTGAGTACAAACATGGAAAtacttgttattgttgcttccgATATTTAAGTTTATCTAAAAAGGAACGCATCGGCGCAATCATTGTGAAGACATACACCAAAACCGTCGCCAAACTTAAGACTACAATAAATTCCGGATCCACATATTTATAGGTGAACTTAGTGCGGTAGCTAAGGAAGATGGCCAACATGCCCAGCGTAAAGGCGACCATGCCAGATAGATTGTGCCTGAATTTCAGCACCGCCGGTGGGTGAGATTTACGTATGAACTTGGGTTGAAAATAGGTGACGGTGCCGCCAATCAGATTCACGATGCAGAGGAATGTGGCAGCAAGACCTGGAAATTGCAAAGGATTTGTGGTGTTTACTTCTCTGTGGCGCTATTGAGCAGatattttgtgtatatgtgtatgtgtgtgtgtgcgtgtgttggcCGCTTATTACTTGCAACCTTGACTCTTACCTATTTTGCCATGCCACGTGGTGAAGTGCACTTCCGTCTGCGAGATTTTACCAATGGAGCCCAGCAAAGCCATCGCACCGCCCACCAATTGTATGACGCCgtgaatttttgatttagtGCGGTGAGTGAAACGATTCGTTACGAAGTTGATTGGATAATGTGACATCAGTGCTTCGGCCATGAGGACATGGTACTATTTTTGTGGTtgagtaaaatatttgtgtaagtaAGGATGGAAGTGTCAGTAaaagttatttacaaatttattgttttatttgcgCATAAATTAGTTTGATATATTGTTAGTcagtttaaattttatgaaaagttttaaCGCTTTCTCAAAGTTCGAAATATATGTTTTGTCCTTTTTCAtaaattagttttagttttgttcTACTTCTGCAGTATTTTTGCCAATTGAGATTTCATAGACAAAATACGGCCCATTACTTCATAAAGAGCGACCTAAGGTTTTATAATGCATAAATAGTACTTAAGACTGGCTTGAACattcacatttttcaaaaaaagtcgTCAAAGACAGAGTTATACCCTCTTTTCTTGCACCTAAAATTTGGTAGTATGACTAGTGCTGATTATTGTTCTTATCCGAAACAACCAGCCTCTAGAATATTATTGGGTCTAGTAAACGAAATTCATTAGTTTTGCATTAAAACGaaagtttaatttataattatctGACCACCGTTTTGTTCGATAACTTGTTGCCACTTTGAGGATAATTTCGTAATACCTCTCGCATAGAAACCCCTCATCCATAGTCGCAAAAGACTCTGTCACTCGACTTCCACGTACTTCTCTTGAGACGaatttttcaacaacaaaatcattcCCCATAGTCAGGAACTGATAGTAATCACTTGATGCCAGGTCCGAGCTATAAGGTCGATGCAAAAGTATCTCCCAACCAAGCTCCGGAGCTTCTGGCGACTCACTAACAATGTAGCCCGGCCGCTTCTGCGCGATTGCTTCAGACGATCGAACTGTTGGCGGTACACGTTCGAATAAAGAGTTTGGCCGAATGATATTTTTTGGGCCATTTTTAGCTCCTATAGAATGGATACAATGTTTTCCTGATAGTCGAAATCCactatttccattattttatcaGTGTTTTTGACAAATGGGCTTCCACAGCGTGGTTCATCTTTGACGTCAAAATCACCAAAACAGATTCGACAGAAATAAAATTGCGTGCGATTGGATCTTACGGTAGGaacttaaaaattgttcaaatttccAGCCGCTTGGCTGGCGTTTTGGTCCGTTTCGGTGATGAAGTGGAAAACACAGTGCTTTTTTTACTTTGCTGTTGTTCATCACTTTGAgtacaaaatttgttatatggtGTTCCGAGATGCAGATTACTAAAGCCATCTCTtggaaaaataatggatttctttTTACTAGACCTGATATACATCTAAGGCTATTCGAGTCTGTTCTAAACACTAATATGAGTAAttctaaaaaaatgcaaatcatCATGAAAAACTAGTCTGCATAAAAAAATCggtttattatatgtatatacacctgTGTTCGATAAGAATGTAATACCAAATTTGTAAGCCcttcaataaaaatgcaatttggAATGAGTAGGCACAAATTTGTTAACACACTTATGTATTTgcacagctacatacatacagagcATAAACTACTGTCAAGAGATAACTCAAATAGTTATGCCACATGTCTTACTCAATTAATCGCTATCATAAATACTAAAAGTCAATAACTCGATAAGATATGCAGGCTTAGAACCGTTTTTCcaatgtctggttagcagccATCTACCAGTTAACTTCCGGTTAACTTAATCAAGACTCCTTTTCTCGGTAAAGAACCTTGTTTTTAACTATAACTTAACTGACATTGAGAAAACGGCGCTTAGAAGCTATACGAAGTCGAAGGGTCGCGCACTTTGAACTGCTTTAAAATGAATATCACAAAAGTTAACTGATAACTACTACGGTACGCCTGTAATAAAAACTGCCGTCAATCTACAAAATCTTGCAGACCCCTACATACCCCAATGACGGTTAGGAAGGCATGCATTGCGGTGTCTTGGAAATTTAGACTGCGTCCCAAGACTGTAAAGTAGAGGCCAACTAGTGCGATCAAAATGTGATTGATAGTGTTGAGGAGACTTTGCAACTGCAGCCAAATCGAGTGGAATGCTTTTCCCGACGATGAGGTCGCCGGCGCGCCGGAATTAGTCACTTGATCAGTTTCTGCTGTCATTTTAGACTTTTATGTTTCACAAATGCgtaaaaaaattcactttatgTTAGCACTTTTAAGTATACAAGttatttcatcaaaattaaTTCGTCgtgtcaaatatttgtttatcgTCAGCACTTTACTACGAACAGCACGTTGTTGTGTTAATTCTGATGCGATCTGTGTTTTGAGTGTAACTAACGTGTCTCGGTGCTAAATTTCTAAGTACTTATATTCATTCTACACTTGTGCTTGTCTACTGCTCAGCTGATTGGATGTATGATGAAGTTGGTTGAACGCAAGGGGTGGGGTATATTATCAAGAGCGCCAGAgcgaataaaactaaaaaagcccACGTCAGAGCATGACGCATGCATACCCTGTAGGGAGAGCTTGAGCTAGTGTAAAATGAACTAGTGAGAGCATTGACTCAATTTGTTAACTTTGGAAAATAAGAAAGGAACGGTAAATTCCttgcttttttaatttcgttttaattttgtCCAAATTAAGTGCTAATTAAAGAAATGTCAGAGACAATATGCTGTATGCATTTTGACAAAAAAGAACCtgtattgtaaataaaacgtaacatatttaattatttatcaatatttattttgtcgccttctatgtaatccccaccagatgtaatacacttttgTGAACGATTTTTTCGGTCCtccaaacacttttcataagcactttttaggatggtcttcagctccttcagcgagtttgtttttatttcgttcGACTAAAAACGGGTTCCTTGgagcgacaatttcagtttgggacACAAGAAAAAATCGCACGGATCCACAGTTGGTGAATACGGTAGTtcatcgatggtattcattgcattCTTGGCTCTAAATTCGGCCACAACTGTaatctttttcaaaaacaattaaacTCTATCGGGACGAGTTGAGCAAGaacacgtttcatacccaaGATATCCACCAAAACCTTTAAAACGGACTtgtgagagatgtcgagctcttttgCCATCTCCCTTACCCTTCCcttacgattttcaagcactatatccttcactttttatatattctcATCAGTTTAAGATCTCTCGGCCGTCTTTTTAGGTTTTGTACCACCCGTGGGcttgtatttttaaatcacCGTAAGTCTTTTctaacattcgcaacgattcggCACACGATAtgtggttagaaatacaaaattatagacaaattctttgttcgatgtTTTTACCCAttataaaaatcgcaacgcgCTACTGAGATATACCGACAAtccatctgaaattttgcacctgGCCTTTCCGGCTCCATAAAGCTGCTTATTTATCGGAATAACCGaaatcgaatcactatagcatatagctgccatacaaatagaTTGATTAGGTTGAAGTGCATGTaggaaacaattttcatttgacgagatgtcTTCTTTAAATTTGGTATAGGTTATTGTTCAAAGCAACGGTGCatcatatatgtagctgccgtacaaactgtcCATCAAAAtggtattgtttatttatttataagtataaatataaaaaaaataagttgaagtttgattagaaatacgaaaagactttttctactgtccaatatacatatatgtacatatgtatgtattacatatacatatgtatataaaaaaaatatatttttttcaagtagaAATAGTATTTAAAggtatataaaacataaattcttaataaaatttttttaaatgtactaATACCTTATCTCGAGAATCCTTTGCAAATTACTTGAATATGTTGCACGCATCTtcaaattgttaaatattttagaatagtTGGGAATActtggaaatacaaaaaataataaaaatgttctaTTGGGTTATTACTTCCCTAATTTGGAAACCTGCTTACTCAAACGTACGTGGCATCTCTACGCACAGACACACTTACATATGATATTTATGTTACTTGGATTCGAAAGCTCTTTTACTCCGCGTTTATGACTTTGTTTTGTTCTTgctatgtataatatgtacttatgttgcCACTCAACACGttagttgtttgtttgtttattttgttgttcaTTGAGATTATGTCAGTCTTAATTTTGGAGTTACTCAATTTACGGGCAAGGCGCTCAGCTGCTACTATGAGAGTATGAGCCAGAGAacataatacaatttttctacATTCTCTGGTTGAGCAAATcaaaatataatacttataattgtatgcatgtatgtatatcgaaacGTGTAATAAAAGGTGTTGTCAATTTAATTATGGAAATGTGGCTCATAAAGGAACTGACGATGCATAGTTAATGCGACAgcgattttatgaaaaatgccGAGCCACTAATATTTGTTTCATTAATTGTCCATAATATGATGGAGGTCCCTTTTATTAATTTCCAAGTTGTTATTCTAAAAAGATAAACATATACACGCTAAACGCCTGAAACTATGCAACTATTCTAACTATTTTCAATTCCTCTTTCTCGTTTAGATGAAGACCCCGCCTTTCCTGCTAGCGAACTCAACACACATGGTCCTACAGTGCATGGTTGGCGTAGCGCCCCCGGTAACACTAGCACACCACACGACATCGTACTGCGTTTCCACCGACCAGCGAAGATATGTCGTATACAAATCTTAGCACATCAGTTCCATATTCGTAAGTAATCAAatgcttaaataatttttataaaaaaatcaactcAACATTCTCTTTTCAATTCTTCAAATCAGCTGAGAAAGTTGAGCTATGGTTGCACTACTCGCCCAAGGGCATACCGAGCACACCATCCTCACAGTGCTTCGATTTCCTCGGCTTTGTGGCGCTCTCCGACAACGCGGCCACCAATTACAAGTCACGTGAACTGCAAAGCGTGTCGGTGAATCCGCGACGCGGTACACATCTGAAGCTGCGCCTCAGCGGCGCACATCACAATGACTATAATCCGGACGAACAAGTTGCGCTGATTGCAGTCAACGTCTTGGGCGAAGAGTTGGATCGGAATGTAACCGTTGCAGCGACAGAAAGTGCTGCGCAAGCTGAGTCGCAGAACGCCGGCGGCAATGGCAACGGCGCTGCAGCTGTGAGCAATGAGCAAAACAATACCGATTTAGTTGGCCCGACTGGGCCTGCGGCTGAGCCGGCTTTGGTCTCCATATGCGATGATTTGCTTTTTTCGATGTATGTCGAGGAGTCCATTGCGGAGATTATACGTGAAATGGAGGAAAAGAAATTGCAGGCGGTTGGTGCAGAACGTTTCGAGTATGCGCGCAAACTGAAACTTTGTATGACAGCGCTGCGCACGGCCGGTGAGCGTTTGGGCCGTTATGCGCTGGCTAAACGTCAGGCGGTGCAACAGGAGGATTTCACGACCGCTAAGCTGCGGAAAGAGCAAATAGAAATGTACAAGTCAGTGGTGTTAAAACACTTGTTAGTCAACGATTTGCTGGAAGTGAACGGCTTAAATGCTTCCAATGATTTGGCCAGCGAAGTGTATGCCAGCAAACCGATATTGCCACCTGCGCCAAGCCTGCAAGACGTCGCACAAGCGCTAGCCGAAGCGCACTACCAAACAAGCACAATGAGCCCGAAGAGCGTACAAGACGATCGTTCCTCTCTGGATGGTTGTAGTTCGAGCGGCGGTGGCGGTTGTGGTGGTACTACCAATTCTGCACCAGCTGGTATAGCACAAACTCATGCAAATGAAACTCTCTCACTCTCATCAAATGCGAATCTGCGGAAATCACACGACGACATACCTGTTTCGCCCAAGTTGGGGAAAGGACGTAGTCCCAGTCGTCATAGTTCGCCCATGTCCAGCCGTCAAGGTTCGCTGCGCCGTAGAAACAAGAGTGCGCCACGAAATTCCTATGAAGATTATGAAGAGCGCGCTGTACCGGCGTTGAGACAGTAAGTTTAATGGTGTTCTGGTGCGTGGTCGTAAATACGAGTAGCACAGAGTTTATTTTAGAGTATTGTAGTGGTAGATTAAGAAAGTAGTCAACTGCTAAGACAACCTGCGTTGGACTGTGAATACCATATACAGTTTCTTTAGTAGTACCTGACCTTCTACAGAACATCTCAGTATCCTCACTTTTTTGGACCGAGGTCCAAGGGTAACTTTTATATCAGTCAAAAAAATTGTGTCGAGTGAATTGCCTTTTCCGAAAAACTTGATTGCCATAATATAGGAAAAATTAGATACTGCGAATGGAAGTATCAAGGGATTTCCAGTATACAACATCTAAAAGGAGTCTAAGTTCTTTAAAAAGTGGTAACATTGTTGAACTTAGTCCCTTCACTGATATGAAATGCCAACTATCTCTTGTCCATTTTACTGTCCGATTTGCGTTGTTAAGAAATATCTAAATCCGAAGGTCTGTAACTTCAGAACAGCACTAATTCGATCCTTggtctaattttttaaaaatagatcTCCGTATCATCTCATAATTTGTAGTTCATAGAAAATTTTATGCATGATGCTTATTTGATTAAAACTCATCCGATTCATTACTATATCACTTAGAGTTACatacctagaaaaaaatattatccgTAGTAAAAAAGTTGCCACATCATCCAACTCGGTGTCGGACATTTTATATACTGGGTTTGAACGGAACGTCATAGAACTGaggcgatttaaaaaaatgtgtcgaTGCAGCcctgcagcgctgccagcgcaatTTCCAAGCTTGAAgtcgtcacggaaggcattttccggAATAGTCTTAAGAGCCgagatgcatgctgcttggatcccctccgTCGTCTCAAGATGCTTGTCTCTCATCGGCCTTTTCGggtaaggaaacaaaaaagaagcgttggaatgccggccttggttagatagctgttcacaagaaaagcgGTGTAAGACGGGGCGTTGCCGTGGTGCAACGCCCAAttggctgcgatgtcttgtcagacccg from Bactrocera dorsalis isolate Fly_Bdor unplaced genomic scaffold, ASM2337382v1 BdCtg031, whole genome shotgun sequence encodes:
- the LOC105232459 gene encoding transmembrane reductase CYB561D2 → MTAETDQVTNSGAPATSSSGKAFHSIWLQLQSLLNTINHILIALVGLYFTVLGRSLNFQDTAMHAFLTVIGYHVLMAEALMSHYPINFVTNRFTHRTKSKIHGVIQLVGGAMALLGSIGKISQTEVHFTTWHGKIGLAATFLCIVNLIGGTVTYFQPKFIRKSHPPAVLKFRHNLSGMVAFTLGMLAIFLSYRTKFTYKYVDPEFIVVLSLATVLVYVFTMIAPMRSFLDKLKYRKQQ